GCGATCATCAAAACCAAAGAAGTAAATTAAAAGGCAAGCCCTTGCAGGAACAACAAAAATCTACCCAACTGCCATTACCATGTGTCACATTCTTTGCTGGAGCAGTGCAGTCCAATGTCAAGATTCAATATAAAGAGTGGTGAATTTTAGCAGtgtacaaagaaaaattatcaacCATGCGCACTTCAAATCTAAGTAAAATCTCAACCCCTCATAAAAAAAGGTTCCTAAGgctttgaaataaataaaatataagaatcaaAGTATTTACATGCTAGGAGTCAAATTGTTGCCTCTCACAACTTCTAAGCTCAAACTACAGCCTAACTTTATAGaactcacttttcttttttaaccttTCTCCTCCAAGGCAGAGTaaacccctgcagagtaaactctGGTCCCGTGCAACGCACCCTCGAAAGTTTTCCTACAcaaaactggttaaatcgctggcttttcaccagggaGTGTGGCCTcaaaaggattgtttgcacccatgagatgttgaaccttggaccttgaagggagtgataccccaagaccaaggcctccaccacttgagccaaccccttggggttctTTCTCCTCTTTATTTTTCCTCCAGAGATTTTGAAAACCCAAATCGTCATTAGTTGACTCCCCCCCACCCACAGATATTGGGCAATTATAGGAATAGATCCCAGGGGGTGGGCACAAAAATAATCATGAATAGgattcaaactttaaaaaaaaaaaaaaatgcttcgTGCAGCACCTGAATACTGACCTAGAAGAGCCTAAGTGCTTGGTATTAACTGTATGGTGGATAGATACACATATTTTCACGACATAAAACCATTATGCCTAGCCTCCATATAAAGCAATATATTAGTAAGTCCTAAAGTtctaattatttagaaaaaccAAAGTCCAAAGTCAACTTTTAAGACTTTTAGCCAGGAACAAGGGTAAATCATCACTAAGACCTGTTGGTGCTTACCTTAAAAGCATGGCGTAAGGGATTCtgttcctttatttcttttgctAGCGATACTTGACCCTCTCCATTCCCATCTGAGGCAGGTAGTACATCAAAGACAATTATATCTAGGGGTTGGGTATCAAAAGGATCCTCCAGCAATGCCAAGAATCCAGGTTTTAGCACAGCCCAAACCTACACATAATTaaatagagaataaaaaagaaacacgGGGTGAGCTAGAGAAAATTGTCTTAGAGATTTTCAAAAACAATGACAAAGTACAGTACATCTTATGCCATATGCCGtgaaatatttcatatatttctaAATTGAGAGTCAAGTAAAAGATTGAAAagccaaaaatattaaacaacatttaaaaaagaaaatttctattcatcatcatcacaccacaccacatataattttttattttttattttttctcttcccaaatatgtggtgtatagatgatgagtagaagaattcaattagtttaagaagaataaaacaaataaataaataaataaataaaaataagtgtggtgtgtggtgatAATGTGTAACAAagctctttaaaaaatatgaggaCCAATTGTATTTTAAGGCAAATAGTACATTGAGCACCAAATGAAGTATGACCtggaggaaagagaaaaaagagagactAGAAGTTTCAATAATGATCCTACTGTTATAACGATTAGAAAGTTTGAGTACAGGGTAGTGGGATGCATCCAGGACTAGACAAATATGATACAAACCCTAGATCCATACACACGGtttcattataactttttcactGCATGCTTTTTATCATGCAGTGAGCTGTAATCGAGTTTATTTATTATGACCGGAACTTTTCCAAAACTGGTAGATGCCAGATCATATTGTCATAACTAAGAGTTAAGTACTGTATTTCATTTCCTTGGGATGCCTGCCAAGTGGCACCCATGATATGTGAGCTACATGCTACTACATATGAGATGTTTGCTTCTACcaaatcaattcattttatgGTCTTATTTGGTAGAACACAAATGCAAGGTGCAAGGAAAAGGAATGTTAACATTCTTTGTTCCTTGTAGAACACAAATCCACACATGTATGttccatcaaaacagagcacaacCAAGCAAAATCCAGTCCAACTTTCAGAAACAGGATACCATTACCTTTTGCCAATTGTCATTGCAACAATTGAACCAATGACAAGGACAACATTTCCTCTCATCGTCGCCCTTTAAAATTTTTGGTAGATGCTTCACCATCACATAATCTTCCTTCAGCTTAGGACCATATTCTGGAGAGAATGATAACTTTGAAACCTCCAGAAACCTGCAAACCTGCAGTACATCATAAACCATTGTCAAAGACTAGGAAATAATTAACATTGTACTGGTAAAAGATGTACAAGAATTAAATTCATAACAATGTACCAGCTGAGAATTGTTGACGAGTGTAACCAACTAAGAGCCAACACATTCTTACTCAGAAAAGTAAACCATGCGATTGCTTGGCTTAATCAAAAATGTTATAAGATTCGCAGAGAATCAAAATGTCATGCAACTTAGCCAAAAATTCATGCACCAAAATCCACTTCACAATCATGAAAACCattccaaaaaaatatcaactataAGCAATTATCACCCACAAAGATAGGTCAAGACCAGATTAGTTCCAAGGTATGACTGGGCCTTCCATCAACTATTGCTAATATGATAAAAGTGCCCCCATTGATCAACTGCACTAAACGATTTGCTTCTCATGATTAATCATGTAGAATACCCAGAATATTCCCTTGAATCTTTTCACAATAACCTAACTCCCAAATTCATACACGCTGCCTTTAGCATTGGATtgataattaatcaaatcacatggaagcaaggaaaaaaaagactTGCATAATACTGCTATGCTTGATTGTATTAAGAGGCTTGATAGCATGAGCAAGGCTTGGAATTAAAGTAACGCATGCACCAAGCATACCTCTCGGGAGTTGACGATATCAAGGTTCCCAAGAAAGTGATTTAAATACCCCTGCATTGCAACCTTTCCTCTATCTGATATGGACTGTTGCCTTCCCAGGGCTGGTGTAATAATCGGCAGAGCAGCACTAGATGGAACATCTCTGGACAAGAAAAAACACACCTGTAAGAGCTATTACAATTATGAGCCCAACCAAAAAATAACTGCTTCAATTGAAATGCATGTTGGGGGTTTACTGGTCACCTGTTTTTGGAACTTTCATCATGATTTAGGGGAATGGCCTCATCATCatgttcatcatcatcttgcACCATGGCTGCTTGATCTACTATTCCTAGATTTTGAAGCCATTCTTTAACCTTTAATATAGTGTTCCAATAAAAACTACATCAAAACCCCAGACCTTCCCaaacaataattcataaaaaaaaaaatcaaaagaacatCAAAAACGAGTTGCCACAGGTTTGCAATTCATGTTACACGCACCTGCTCCTGCTTCTCATGAATTTCCTCGATGAAGACACGTTTCTTCAAATTGAAGTGCAAATAGAAAACATGTGAAGCCTTCTTTACTAGGCGCCACTTGAACTAGTAAATAATAGCACGGAATTAGCGCACCGAAAAACTAAACCGTAAAAATAGATGCTCAACAAAGAAAATTTCTGCCAGATTTGCAAGTATTCTGATAGAATGTATTCAAGAGGTGCaagtacttttttaatttatataagtgAAAAGAACTCTATCGGTAACAGGGATAAGTACAATCAGCTTAGATCCGCAAGATCAAAACACATAACCAATAGAAGGCACATAAAAGAGCAAAAATGATTTGCCCGAGCCAGATTTGGAATTCAATACTAAGCGTAGCaggcaagaaaaacaaaaggatggCCTAAGCCCATGCATAGACTATTAAAATGAGATCCATAAAATAtcatctttccttttcttcggttatctctaaatccaaacacaTGCAAAATGTAATCGAATTTATTTATTACGAccgaaaattttcaaaaaagaataCAAAGTACGATCTGAGCTAATAGGTTAAGAAAATTGAAGCATTTGAGTGAGAAtagaagaaatagagaaagcAGGCACCTGTTTGTATTGGAACTCGATGGTATAAGTGAGGAGCACGGGGCTGATATCGCCGGCGTCGGGGCGAGAGACGGAGACGATGGTGGCCTCTGGCAAATCGTCGAAAATCCGAGTGAAATCGGCGGAGCTTTGACGGAATGAGTAGAAGGACGGCGTTAAAGACGGCGACGGGTCTGATTGCATTTGTACGTACCGGGTCCCGGAACCGGTCATTAACTGTTCCGAagccattttttatttattcaatcgCGAAGAAAAAGGCTCTCTGATTTCAACCACTTTTTGATCcgaaagaaaatggaaagtgGTATTGAATTATGGaagaataaacaaaaagaacaaatcTTATGGAGGGATGGCTGGTTTTGAACGTCTTCGATCaaagtcagagagagagagagtggcgaGGTTCGTTTTTGGCGACAAAATACTCCTCCACGGCACCACGCGATGAAACGACAATTCTGGAAAGTTTTTTTTGATTCGTGCGGTTCTTATAATAGAGTCTGGATAGTCCCCATTTCAAATGAAAGCCAGGTGGGTCACCTTTTTTAATACAATTCATGCTTTCAATTTagacaattattattttatttaaaatagaattttaaaaaaagattttatttttaatctcaatAGAAGTATTaagtatatttataattttatatacaacatTATTcgtattaaataaaagatttattttatcaattttttttaaaaaaaatttaaattttaaattttataatttttaatgtatccATAATTGACAATACATATTGTTAcgtgaataaaaattataaatacaaataatattttttttattgttaaaataatttctatttttcactactaattttattatttgctgATTATATTTGACTCAAAATTATAAACAGGCTATTTTTATCACAAACTAATAAACACGTGACACTTGTCTAAAACTCACaacatcattttcaaaaaatagaaagtataaataataaaatctatattaaaaataaataaataaatgaggtaGTGAAAGCTAAAACATTGCTAAAGTACAGGTAACCAAATATTAAGAATACAatacaaataatgttaaagtataaataatgaaatgttaagaatacaaaacaaataatcaaatctattttatatgatatcataGGAGAAATCTTGAATTTGaacattaaatctattttctattatatttaattaaatattttatgtattgaGTCTATTCATTAAAGAAAAGTTTAGTTCACACGTAAggaataattttaatattataaatcaaataattaaatttacgtATTTGTGATACAGTCCGTCAATTAAgcaatattcataaattattgtgctgctatttatagataatctaaaatattttttaacatccaaacatacatTTTCAATAGCGATGATTTCAGGAACGAATagtgatatatacatataaaacatatttcataatatattttataatatgtattttaaaatgataatatttttataaaataatatttaattatataaagtatttaaaaaaaatagtattcattttaaaatataattatataatatgttataaaaagtGACATTTTTCTTGACCAAAACCGTAAGCAATGAATAAGCCAAAAAGAGGTGGGCTATGGCGAGCGATAGCACGCCTCTCTAATTGCATCGGAGAGAATGATGACCAGGCTGCTATTTAGGCAGGGAGTAGAATAAGatactaaatttttatttcatctcattattatatattttttaaatttttatataaaatataataaataatttttttttaattttaatttatttttttcaaatcttaaaataataataatattaaaatataatattttaaactctcaaacaaaacaaaaaattttcgtCCCACCCCAAACCTGGCCGTAAAAGTTGACTTTCCAATCACAACACACCGACTGCACCACGATTAATTATACATttctatttaataaaacataatacATTTCTAATTCCAAcaattcattatatttatataaaaaaaatttacacattatTCTCACATTATATATtacgtataatttttttttattattatgtatgatatatgaatgatgaatagaataacttaattagtttaaaaaaataaaaataaaataaaataaaattttaaaaaaatatataatatgtgatgtgtgagaatgataaatagtaaaactatttcatataaatatgtaaaatgtaATATCTTGTACTTTTATCCTACTTTTATCTTATTGTATTGAGGTTTCAACCATAATTGTGAATTTCGTACTGTACCGATCGGTACGATCGAAATTTTTCATATCGACTGGCCCGGTACCAGACGTACCGGTCCCAATTtcggccagtgttttttttttcattttttcaaattataaacttattttgtAACGcttaatttagactagactatttataatttatatataatttatttatatatagactattattttagaatataatttttatatataatttatttatatatcaactattttgaaatattattctGAAACGCTATTTCGAAATGATAccgatattaaaatatttcgttccagtaccttAACCGATACAACATccggtatggtattcaaaacattgatttcaACTATTCGTAATAACAAACACGTGAGTATAGTTTATGGCATATGTAAAATATGTTCCCTTTTTGCGAGATGCAATGTGGTGTCTATATTCCTTCTGTCCTATTAAAATAATgtcataataattaaaactgATCGTTATGACATTATTTAATAGGATGTGAGTATGACATGtctatattttagaattatttaatattaattttttattattaaaagaaaattgtatttataatttttttttaatcactcaACCCACAATCGTAGTTCTATGATaacgaaaaaaataatgtatttttaatttttttataattataagcatcaattaatttaatgagATTAAGCGATCGTCAAAGTACTcgataattaatttcaatggaTGAGCGTTCCGGTTCGTTGACTAGTTTAATATTGGACTCCTGAACCGTTCAGGCTGAACCGGCTGATTTCTGAATAACACGTTGCCGTTTGCAATTGTCTTCCCGACGTGGCTTTTCCCACTTTAATAATGTTCCCTCACTTTCTCGGGAAAAGAAATTTCTGAACCCGTAGTTATTCTCTTCTCTTTCCCAATTGATTCCCGGATTAATTTTGAGGTAGTTACAGTTTACAATTATGGACATCTCTCTCATCGTCGATACGGTAAATGTGGCCACCACGCAAGGCCTAGGGTTCGCCAAATTCCTTCTTCGTCGCCACTGCGTCGCTTCCTACAACAACAACCACCTGTCGATCTCCGCCGTGATTTTCGCGGTTGACGCTATAGCTCCCCCGACGGTCAGATCCAATTACTCTCGAACCGCTCGTCGGACACTCCTCCGGAAAAAGCGCCGCACGAGGCGGAAATCCTCCAGCGGCGGCGACTCCAAGGACGGCGAGGACAAGGGTTTTTTCGGCGACGGTGGCGATGGTCCATTCGGTGGAGGCGGTGGCAGGGGATGGAATTTTGACGGTTTTGGAGGGCATAATTGGGATGGATCGTCCTCCGATCCCGCTTTCAACTTCGTTTACGAGGTCATCTACTGGATTGTGTTATCGAATTGCGTGCACTTCGCTTTCAAGAAGATCGTTCGGATTGTGGGGAATGGGATTGGAGACGCTGAGAGAGAAAAGGTACCGATGAGGTTGACATCGGTCTGCTGATACGGTATCGTTTATAAATAGGTGAGAGAATCGGGAGTAATTCCTGTATTTGATTGGGGGGAGGGATACTGAACTTTCTGTCAATCTGTGTATATATTGTACATAATCTTATTGTCCCTATAATTTGGTCAATAATAGCAAATGGTATAactaaatttgagaaaaaaatctcCCTTAATTGATCATTCACCTTGTATTGTTCCATGAAATTGATTGTGTTTATGGCTTTTTTATTCGTGAAAAAGCAGTTGACGTGTGAACATTGTGATGTTAGTCTGTGGCAATCGAGAGATGGATAGATACTGCATACTACACAAGGAaattaagtaagaaattttgAGAGTTGTGAGGTAATTGAGAGATGGGTAGATGGAGAGTGATGGTCTTCGCATGGTGACTGGGTTACAAGTCTTGGTTGTTTGGCGATGCTGTGTTCATTGGTCTAGCTGCTGCTCCTATATATGTCGTCTGCTTAAGTactttgtttgaatatgttaacTTCGAGTTCGAGTTTGTGATAGAAGAGTTTTGCCTAGAATGTTATCAACATTCAACGTGGTGGCTTTTGGGGAATGGAATGTTTTGATAAAGTAGTTATGCCTAAAAGGGTGACGGCCTTTATAGCAAATTGCAGGGATGCACAAGAGAGTTGATGATAAATTATAGCCATATGCTTATattgtggtgcatttggagggaaaaaGAACGATAAAAGCATCAAAGATCCTAAACTTAAAACGGACAATGGATAAACTTTCTTCAACACTCTGTTAGTTCAATTGTCCATGAGTTTCTTGTATCTGTTGATAATCCTTCCATGTACATCATCTATGAGTTTCGGTGCAATTGGGTTATTTGGTTTTCAAGATGCATAGATCTGAAGATCAGGTGTGACCATTTTAATTGCAAAATCCAATATACAAAGAAGATATAAGAAAAGCTATCGTTGTagggacttttttttattgaattataaacaAGAAATAGAAGGAAGAGATGCAAGCATGAAATGGCTGAACAAGTGGGCAACAGAGATGTAACATTACCATCTTAAAGTGCATAGCTATCTGTCTCAAACTCCAAAACACCAGTGCGTAAGGAAAGAAGCTCATCATACTGTCTGTGTGCTCTGTAAACATTtacaaaaatagatttattatgtATCAGCCACTATTCGCTTTCACACCCCACACTTGTaacttttttatagggtgtggtGGTGTTTTTCGCTATGGGGGTGTTTTTCATAATATGTAGAGCGGTGAATAATAACTGatcagaataatttttttttaagaaaaacatctTTCTACTTGCAAGCAATATGGATGGCACACTCTATACCGCTACATGAttcatgccatgtcatcaatGTAAAGAACGCACCCACACCAAACTTTCCAGGACATTCCCTTCATACCAACCAGCTTACAAATATACTTATTCTTTAGGAAAAAGGGGTAGAAAAAAAGCTCTCAACAGTCCTGAATTCACAATAAAATTACG
This window of the Juglans regia cultivar Chandler chromosome 12, Walnut 2.0, whole genome shotgun sequence genome carries:
- the LOC108994820 gene encoding uncharacterized protein LOC108994820, with amino-acid sequence MDISLIVDTVNVATTQGLGFAKFLLRRHCVASYNNNHLSISAVIFAVDAIAPPTVRSNYSRTARRTLLRKKRRTRRKSSSGGDSKDGEDKGFFGDGGDGPFGGGGGRGWNFDGFGGHNWDGSSSDPAFNFVYEVIYWIVLSNCVHFAFKKIVRIVGNGIGDAEREKVPMRLTSVC